A single window of Candidatus Obscuribacter sp. DNA harbors:
- a CDS encoding Gfo/Idh/MocA family oxidoreductase translates to MEPGANKVRFAVVGLGNIAQTAVLPAFSQADGNCELTTLISDDGDKLRTLASHYGASHVFDQSRYEEALMSGAFDAIYIALPNDLHCEFAVKAAQHKIHVLCEKPMAISEEQCSRMIKASEDNNVKLMIAYRLHFEKTNMKVVEAIHSGRIGEPRVFNSTFTMQVKEGIRTERQHGGGPLFDIGIYCINASRYLFKDEPLAVSALAAQSNDPRFEEIEEACAVTMKFPGERLASFTCSFGSKSASHYEVLGTDGMIRVSPAYDYDARLSYKVVIGDDQDEVTEKFEGPQADQFAPELIYFADCILQDKQPSPSGLEGLADIRIIDAIKASLKSGRVVALQSIKDDQLERPDQRLIIEKPAATELPPVVHAD, encoded by the coding sequence ATGGAGCCTGGCGCAAATAAAGTGCGCTTTGCTGTAGTCGGATTGGGCAATATCGCCCAGACAGCGGTGCTGCCAGCCTTTAGTCAGGCAGACGGCAACTGTGAGCTGACAACACTAATCAGCGACGATGGCGACAAACTGAGGACTCTGGCATCGCACTATGGAGCCTCTCACGTCTTTGACCAGAGCCGCTACGAAGAAGCACTGATGAGTGGCGCTTTTGATGCCATCTATATAGCGCTACCAAACGATCTGCACTGCGAATTTGCTGTTAAGGCCGCCCAGCACAAAATCCACGTACTCTGCGAAAAGCCAATGGCCATAAGCGAGGAACAATGCAGTCGCATGATCAAAGCCAGTGAAGATAACAATGTCAAACTGATGATTGCCTACCGACTGCATTTTGAAAAGACCAATATGAAAGTCGTGGAAGCCATCCACAGCGGTCGTATAGGCGAACCAAGAGTGTTTAACTCTACATTTACCATGCAAGTCAAAGAAGGCATCCGTACTGAGCGCCAGCACGGTGGTGGTCCCTTATTTGATATCGGTATTTATTGCATCAATGCCAGCCGCTATCTATTTAAAGATGAGCCTCTGGCGGTATCTGCCCTTGCCGCACAAAGCAATGATCCCCGTTTTGAAGAAATCGAAGAAGCTTGTGCTGTAACAATGAAGTTTCCCGGTGAAAGACTGGCATCTTTTACTTGCTCTTTTGGCTCAAAATCAGCATCTCACTACGAAGTCCTGGGCACAGACGGCATGATCCGGGTAAGCCCTGCTTACGACTATGATGCCAGGCTCTCATATAAAGTAGTTATTGGCGATGATCAAGATGAAGTCACCGAAAAATTCGAAGGTCCCCAAGCTGATCAGTTTGCCCCAGAACTTATCTATTTTGCCGACTGCATACTCCAGGACAAGCAACCCAGCCCCTCTGGACTGGAGGGGCTAGCTGATATTCGCATAATTGATGCTATCAAAGCCTCACTTAAAAGCGGACGAGTTGTGGCTCTTCAGTCCATTAAGGATGACCAACTGGAAAGACCAGATCAACGCTTAATTATAGAAAAGCCAGCGGCAACAGAATTACCGCCGGTTGTACATGCTGATTGA
- a CDS encoding Ku protein, protein MGRPMWSGTVSFGMVSIPVKLTAATSARAISFKLIHNKCYTPIEEHRFCPQCEKELAWEDVSKGYELEDKQYLELTSDDFDKLPLPSKNVLDVEAFFDISQIDPIFYDHTYYIEPDKRGRTPYLLLRDALIKKNMIALGSITLRTRERMCIIRPMQNFLVMETLLYPDEIKTEEPDLGTGKAPSAKELKIAENLIDLMAGEFDPDEHVDHYKEALEKMIEQKLKSKSRGTKSTAKTTAGTKSGKVVDLMEALQRSINSLESKGKSSAKPSNKAAATKKTKTTRSTGRRKAS, encoded by the coding sequence ATGGGTCGTCCAATGTGGTCTGGCACAGTAAGTTTTGGCATGGTATCAATCCCGGTAAAGCTCACTGCCGCAACCAGTGCCCGAGCAATTTCTTTTAAGCTTATCCACAACAAATGTTACACCCCCATCGAGGAACACCGCTTTTGCCCCCAATGTGAAAAAGAGCTGGCATGGGAAGACGTTAGCAAGGGCTATGAATTAGAAGACAAACAATATCTAGAATTGACCAGTGACGATTTTGACAAATTGCCCTTACCAAGCAAAAACGTGCTTGATGTAGAGGCATTTTTTGATATTAGTCAAATAGACCCTATCTTTTATGATCACACCTATTATATTGAGCCCGATAAACGGGGCAGGACGCCATATTTGCTCTTGCGCGACGCGCTGATCAAAAAAAACATGATCGCCCTAGGCTCTATCACACTGCGTACACGCGAGCGCATGTGCATCATCAGGCCGATGCAAAACTTCCTGGTAATGGAGACGCTGTTATATCCAGATGAAATCAAAACTGAGGAGCCAGACCTGGGCACCGGTAAAGCCCCCAGCGCCAAAGAACTAAAAATTGCCGAAAATTTGATTGACCTCATGGCTGGTGAATTTGATCCAGATGAACATGTGGATCATTACAAAGAAGCACTGGAAAAAATGATCGAGCAAAAACTAAAGAGCAAGAGTCGCGGTACAAAGTCTACAGCTAAGACCACAGCCGGCACTAAATCCGGCAAAGTCGTGGACTTGATGGAAGCGCTCCAGAGAAGTATCAACTCACTGGAATCAAAAGGCAAAAGCAGCGCTAAACCATCCAACAAAGCTGCTGCCACCAAAAAGACCAAAACCACAAGATCGACTGGCAGGCGCAAAGCGAGCTAA
- the ligD gene encoding non-homologous end-joining DNA ligase encodes MASPLDDYNRKRDFKKTNEPSGKPGRKSKEPIFVVQKHAASHLHYDFRLEAGGRLLSWAVPKGPSLDPKDKRLAVQVEDHPLSYANFEGRIPEGQYGAGEVIVWDTGHFLPEGASKVDKNIEQAILDAVAKGKLTFTLTGKKLAGSWSLVRMHTKDGSKKNWLLVKNNDEYASSRRQDIKPMLATLTDAPFKNEAYIFEPKLDGIRILAYLQRADVTLLSRNGLDVTKKFPEIVSQLASLDIDCVLDGELVALNEKGQPSFELLQARSIIMSKSLGKRSLELRYIVFDILQNKGVDLTSQSLSQRKKVLAHTFKPGQSKNLQLIKAYDVDGIKAFARAIKEGMEGVVGKKLDGRYEEGKRSGAWLKVKAVKSSEFVICGYTAGSGSRSNEFGALVLAERQKDGKLTYAGKVGTGFNSKNIASLLKLFKAIARKTAPVDALLSDKEVHWVKPELVAEIKYHEKTKQGLLRAPVFMHLREDIDGSTLKPQWTKKAKSVDDDLGGSGGKKTKLKAVKSADAGHQPSIAPAAKTDSFLSSGTSDGICTIDKHSLKLSHLDKILWPGDKEHEPVTKGDYLRYLTEISPHFLRFVKDRPLTMIRMPDGIFGQKFFQRHGDIKGTPAFVETVRYFSDGTGEDGQYMLCNNLATLLWCAQMGAVELHSAHTRATAAGARGVSLDGTGSLEKVENSVFNYPDFLVLDLDPYLYSGKEKKGEEPELHKEGFKMAAQAAYWLKETLMSIGLSGFVKTSGKTGLHIYVPIERNLKYRVIRECAEVIGKHLLAKRPKEITMDWAVKKRVGRVFFDHNMNARGKTLPVPYSVRASLQATVSCPIEWQELQHIYPTDFTVNTVPARLLEVGDLWAEILKQRKDLKKILNL; translated from the coding sequence ATGGCTTCTCCTCTGGATGACTACAATCGCAAAAGAGATTTTAAGAAGACTAATGAGCCCTCCGGCAAACCTGGGCGCAAAAGTAAAGAGCCCATATTTGTAGTACAAAAGCACGCTGCCAGCCATTTGCATTATGATTTCCGGTTGGAAGCCGGTGGGCGGCTTTTATCCTGGGCGGTACCTAAAGGACCCTCGCTTGATCCTAAGGACAAACGCCTGGCTGTCCAGGTGGAAGACCACCCCCTCTCCTATGCCAATTTTGAAGGACGAATACCAGAAGGTCAGTACGGCGCTGGTGAAGTAATTGTCTGGGATACCGGACACTTTTTACCGGAGGGTGCTAGTAAAGTCGACAAAAATATCGAGCAAGCGATACTTGATGCTGTAGCTAAAGGTAAGCTGACTTTTACTTTGACTGGTAAAAAGCTTGCGGGAAGCTGGTCTTTAGTGCGGATGCATACAAAAGATGGCAGTAAAAAAAATTGGTTACTGGTCAAAAACAATGATGAATATGCCAGCAGCCGGCGCCAGGATATTAAGCCGATGCTGGCAACTCTTACAGATGCTCCTTTTAAAAATGAGGCTTACATATTTGAGCCCAAGCTTGATGGTATCCGCATCCTGGCTTATCTCCAGAGGGCTGACGTCACTTTATTGAGCCGTAATGGTCTTGATGTTACTAAAAAGTTTCCCGAGATAGTCAGCCAGCTCGCCTCTCTAGATATCGACTGTGTGCTCGATGGAGAGCTTGTGGCCCTCAACGAAAAAGGTCAACCGTCCTTTGAGTTATTGCAGGCGCGCTCGATTATCATGAGTAAGTCGCTCGGTAAGCGCAGTCTTGAGTTGCGCTATATAGTCTTTGACATTTTGCAAAATAAAGGTGTTGACCTGACTTCACAGTCTCTGTCCCAGCGCAAAAAAGTCCTGGCCCATACTTTTAAGCCAGGTCAAAGTAAAAACCTCCAACTGATCAAAGCCTACGATGTCGACGGTATAAAAGCTTTTGCGAGAGCCATCAAAGAAGGCATGGAGGGGGTTGTCGGCAAAAAGCTAGATGGTCGATATGAAGAAGGCAAGCGTAGTGGCGCATGGCTTAAGGTAAAGGCTGTTAAAAGTAGCGAATTTGTCATCTGTGGTTATACCGCTGGTAGCGGTAGTCGCTCAAACGAATTTGGCGCACTGGTCCTAGCGGAGCGTCAAAAGGATGGCAAACTGACATACGCTGGCAAAGTTGGCACAGGCTTTAATAGCAAAAATATTGCCAGCTTGCTCAAGCTATTTAAGGCAATAGCACGTAAAACAGCTCCCGTGGACGCTTTACTCAGTGACAAAGAGGTACACTGGGTAAAGCCAGAGCTTGTGGCCGAAATCAAATACCACGAAAAGACAAAGCAGGGACTGTTGCGCGCGCCGGTCTTTATGCATCTGCGCGAGGATATTGATGGCAGCACTCTTAAGCCGCAATGGACCAAAAAGGCCAAGAGTGTTGATGATGACCTGGGTGGTAGTGGGGGCAAAAAGACTAAATTAAAAGCCGTAAAGTCGGCAGATGCCGGTCATCAACCGTCTATAGCTCCAGCTGCAAAGACCGACAGTTTTTTGTCGAGTGGTACCAGTGATGGTATCTGTACTATCGATAAACATAGCCTTAAACTGTCCCATTTAGACAAAATCCTCTGGCCCGGAGATAAAGAGCATGAGCCAGTCACAAAGGGTGATTATTTGCGCTATTTGACCGAGATTTCTCCACACTTTTTGCGTTTTGTCAAAGACAGACCTCTGACTATGATTCGCATGCCAGATGGTATCTTTGGTCAAAAGTTTTTTCAGCGTCATGGTGATATCAAAGGCACTCCCGCATTTGTCGAAACTGTGCGCTATTTTAGCGATGGTACAGGCGAGGACGGGCAGTATATGTTGTGCAACAATCTGGCTACTTTGCTCTGGTGTGCGCAAATGGGAGCAGTGGAGTTGCACTCGGCCCATACGCGTGCCACTGCTGCCGGTGCACGCGGTGTATCGCTGGATGGTACCGGCTCTTTAGAAAAGGTCGAAAATAGTGTCTTTAACTATCCAGACTTTTTGGTGTTGGACCTTGACCCCTATCTCTATAGTGGCAAAGAAAAGAAAGGTGAAGAGCCTGAGCTACACAAAGAAGGTTTTAAAATGGCAGCTCAGGCAGCATACTGGCTCAAAGAGACTCTCATGAGTATAGGTCTTAGCGGCTTTGTCAAAACCTCCGGTAAAACGGGGTTGCATATCTATGTGCCGATTGAGCGCAATCTCAAATACCGCGTCATCCGTGAGTGTGCTGAGGTTATTGGTAAGCATTTGCTCGCTAAGCGTCCCAAAGAGATAACAATGGACTGGGCGGTAAAAAAACGCGTTGGTCGAGTATTTTTTGATCACAACATGAATGCTCGTGGCAAAACTCTCCCGGTGCCTTATTCGGTGCGCGCCTCTTTGCAAGCGACTGTTTCATGCCCAATTGAGTGGCAAGAGTTACAGCACATATATCCCACTGATTTTACTGTCAATACAGTACCTGCCCGACTCCTAGAGGTTGGCGACCTGTGGGCTGAGATATTGAAGCAACGGAAAGACTTAAAGAAGATCCTCAATCTGTAA